ACGGTGAATGCCAACTCGTGCGCGCGCCCCTTGGCCGTGCGCTGCGGCAGCAGGTCCCCCCGGAGGACCACGGTATGCGGGCCGGCAACTGCCACGATGCAGCGGTCGGGCACCGGCTCCGAGCGCTCGTCTTGGTACACCCACGGCACCGAATCGCCATAGGCGAACCGCACCACCCATCTCAGGTCGACCTCGACCGCACCCGAGACGCCCTCGACCACCCGTACCACGCACGGCTCGTCGTCCTGATTCTTCTCGTGCGGCGGCATGCTGTCGATCAGTCGCACGACTCCGGACGCGGTGTGGAACTCGGTTTCCACGATCAAGGAGTTGCCCCGGTAGCGCCGTTGCACCCGCTGCACCGGGCCGGACGGCGCGATCGTCCAATGACCGTCATCGTCGCCACCGAGAAGGCGGGCAAAGCAGGATGGCGAATCGAAGCGGGGCAGACACAGCCAGTCGATCGAGCCGTCCTTGCCGACCAGGGCGGCGGTGCGCAGGTCCGACAGCAACGCGTAATCCTCGATCGGCCCCGGGCGGCCGTTTTCTCGATCACCAGCCATGCTGATCGAGATTAGACCGTCGCCGCCCGGCTGACTACCGGGTGGGCGAGAGTGGCCGAGTGGCGTTTAACGCGTCAGGGTGCGGCTTCCGCCCAGCCCACCAGCTGTCCAGCAGCCGGGACCATTCGCCGGCGACGTCCGCAAAGAGCAAGGCGCTGCGGTGCGAGTAGTGGAAAATCAGACGCCGCCTGGACTCCCGGATCCCCGACTTATTGATGCGTAACTCAAATATTGGGGCCTGTCGCCGCAGAAGCCGAGAAAGTACAAAGCATCAGCGAGCTCGGGACTTTCGGCCCGTCGCAAGGAAGCACACCGCGCGTGCACCGCTACTGCGCCGCAGCGGTACGAATGCCTCCTGGCGGCTGGCTGCGGCCGTGGTAGCCGCAAAGCCCACGGCACCGGTCAGCTGAACGCCGCCTCCGAACGCGAGCGGCACGATTCGGCCGCCGGGTCCCGTTGGGTGGGGATGAGGTCCCGGAGGTGTTCGCGATGCTGGGCGGGCAGCGCCTTGCCGCCTGGTCGTGGTCTTCGGTTGATGTCCACGGTGGGTGGTGGGATGAAGACGGGTCTGCCGTCGCGTATCTGGATTTCCCATCGGTGGTTGTGCACGGTGCGGTGGTGGTGGCCGCATAGCATTGTCATGTTGGCCAGTTCGGTGGGGCCGCCGTCGATCCAGCTCACGACGTGATGCGCGTCGGGGGTCCCCGGCGGCCGGTCGCAGCCGGGAAACGAACAGCTGCCGTCGCGCTGGAGTAGCGCGGCGCGAAGGTGCGCGGGTGCGGTTCGCCTGGCCCGGCCGAGGTCCAGGGGCAGGCCAGCTCCGTTGAGAACCATGGGCAGTACTTCGCTGTCGCAGGCGATGCGCCGCGCGTTCTCGGCGGTGATGGCACGCCCGGTGTTGAGCGTGCCGGGCATGCCCTGCTCATCGGGGAAACCCAGCCCGCGTTTGAGGTCTTCGAAGTCGATGGTGATCGTCAGGTGCGGCCGTTGCCCACCGGCACGCGGCATCCCGTCGGAGTCGGTGGCCAGATCGAGCAGCGCGGCGAAGCCGTCGGCGTTGCGCTGCCCGGCGCTGCGAGGGTCCTTCTCCCCGCCGGTTTGCGGGCACGGGGCGGCCAGCGGCTCGATGAGCGCAACGAATTTCGCCCCGGTCTCGCGGTCCAGCCGGGCCTTGATGACCGTCATCCCGTCCCGGGCGGTCCCGTAATGCAGCTCCCGCGCCTCGTGCTGGCCCTCCTCGTCCTGGTAGGCCCCGTCCTGGTCGAGCAGATACCTGATTCGTTCGGCGATTGTCTCCAGCTCACGCGGCGGCATCTGGCGGGCGTAGCCGGCCAGGGTCGCCTCGACCTCCCCCACCCGGTGACAACGGGCGTACTCCGGCAGCCGACGAATGCCCGCCACGATCACCCGCGCATGCTCAACACTGATCGCGCCTTGCGACAAGGCGGCGGCGGTCTGGGGAAGCTCGGCGGGCATCGTCTCGCCATACAGCGAGGCCCGGTCCTCGACGTTACGGGCGACCGTCACCCGGGTCGTGGCGTCCCGGTGGTCGATGTTGAACAGCTCCCGCAACCACACCTGCATCGACCTCGCACCACGCTCGGCATGCAGCCCCCGCCGGTCGGCCTCGGCGATAACCTGCAACTGCTCCATCATCACCACCCGCATGCTCTGCTCACAGCGCTGAATCCGGGCGATGAGCTCGGCATCCGAGCACGACACCACAGACGACCGTGAAGACATCATCTCCACGCTCGCGTCCCGGGTGTCCGTCAACGGTGCCATGCCTCCATTCTCCCAGATTCGAACACCCATTCGCACGCATTCCAGCATCGCTTGATCAGGTGAAACCCCCACCAAAACCCCGAAAACCCCCACCCAGCAACAAAAACCTCCACCACACGCCGAAGGCGCCCGCCAGCACGACCGATCAAAAACCCTTACGGAACAACCCCAAGCCGACCGGGCACCAGCCCCAGCCACGACCGAATCCGCCACCCCGGCAACGCAACCCGCCGGTTGCGCCAGCCCACTCCGGGGCCATCCCCGCGATACAAAGCCGAACCGGGGCTGTGGGCCGGATGTCAAGCCTGAAACCTCGAAGAGGCGGCCGCCAGGCCGGGCTTGACCTCCGGAACACAGCCCCCGCGATCCACCGATCGCGGGGATGGCCCACCCAACACCGAACCTCCCACAGCCCCAACCCCCTCGAAAGGCGCGCGAATCATGTCAAGGTAAGCCGCTCAGAATCCCTCAGGCCGCGGACTCCACATCGTCCAACTTATTACTTATACGTATACCCAATACGCGGCGCTGGGCTGTCTTCGCCAGGCGACGCCTGAGAACCCGCAGCGGCACAAGCTGAGTCCCACACCGCAAGCGGCTTACGCCGCTTATAAGACCGACCCTAGCGGTCAATCCGAAGAACACCGGAATCTCGATGGCGCCATGTCCCGCCCGATGAGCTGCGAGACAGCGATGGAACCGCAGAACAGCAAATTCGCTGTCGTGCAGTCAGAGCGCGCCGCCGGCGTCGATGACCTGCATGGTGCCCGTGACGTACCTCGCGTCGTCGGACACGAGGTACAGGACCGCGTTGGAGACGTCGGACGGCTCCAACGCAGCGACCGGCATTCGGTTGAGCGTCCTGGCGGCCGCTTCGAAGTCGGCGCGGGAGGGGTTTTCGATGTCTGGTCGAAAGAGCCGGTAGGCGGCGTCGTTCAGGACCATTTTCGTGGCGACCGTAGTCGGGTGCACGGTGTTGACCCGGATGCTGTGCGGGGCCAGCTCTTTGGCCATCACCTTCATCAGCATCACCAGACCGGCCTTCGCCGCGCTGTAATGCGCGATGTTCTGGTTCGCGTGGATCGCCGCGATCGAACTGGTGATCACGACGGCACCGCCACGGCCGCCATCGATGATGTGTGGCACGGATGCCTTCAGCGTCTTCCATACCCCGGTCAGGTTGATGTCGATCATGTCCTGCCAGGTTTCGTCGCTCATCTCCAACGTCGGCGCCGGGCTGGAGATGCCGGCGTTGGCCAGCACGATGTCGAGTCGCCCGAACGCTGCGATCCCGTCGTTGACCGCCTTGGCCAGCGCCACCGAATCCCGCACATCCGCGTCGCGTGCGACGATTCGCCGGTCGAGTGCTTCGACCAAGCGCACCGTCTCGGAAAGATCCTCCGCCGAGGACAAGGCGTAAGGGACGGTCTCGACCTTCGCGGTGGTGTCGATCGCGATGATGTCCGCGCCTTCCCGAGCGAGCCGGACGGCATGGCTGCGTCCCTGGCCTCTGGCTGCTCCCGTGATGAACGCGACCTTGCCGGCCAGTTTGCCCATGCCCAGTCTCCATATCCGCACTGACTTCAGGCGCCCCTCAGCAAGATCAGGCTATGGCACCGCCGAGTGATGAGTCGAATGAAAATCCCGGGCCACCCTGCGCCGCCTCCCACGGATTTCGGCACCAGCTCCCGAGCGGTCCGGTAGCGGAACCTCAGACGCCGCAGATTCACCCGCGCGGCCGGTTGCGCGTCACTCTCATAGCGTGATCATCTGGGTACGCTACGTGAATGATCGACGACCTGACCGAACTATGGGGGCACCCGGACGCCCATGCGATCCTGGGACGTCGTGACATCTCCGCGCTCTACCGGTTGCTGAACTCGCGCGGCGTCTCGCAGAGCCGCATAGCGATGCGGACGGGCCAAAACCAGAGCGAAGTGCACGACATCATGCGGGGGCGGAAAGTCCTGTCGTATGCGCTCCTGGAACGCATCGCGGAGGGGCTATCGATCCCCCGCGGGCTGATGGGACTGCCATACGCAGGGACGGACAGACAACCTCCAAGCGAGGAGGACGAAGACGTGAAGCGACGCGCGTTCATGACGCTGGTGAGCAGTCTCGCGCTGGGCGGAACCGTCAGCGACGAACAGCGGCAGATGTTCGCCCCAGCAACGGACTATGAGCCCGAACCGCTCACGACGATGGTCCGTCCAAGCGATGTCCAAGCCCTTACCGCGCTGGTGGACGCCTTTCGCGCCACAGACCGGCGGCACGGCGGATACGGCCAGTACCGGGCCGCGCTTTCCGCCGTCGAGTATGGAGAATCGCTGGATGCGGCCGAGGCCGACGAAAGGACGCGGCGGGCGATCTTCAGCGGACTCGCCTACTGCCACAGTGCGGCCGGGTGGTTCGCGACCGAAGAAGGCCACACCGAGACCGCCCGCGCACACTACGGACGAGGTTTGTCCTTTGCTGGCAAGGCAAGAGATGCGATGATGCGCGCTCGCCTGCTCTATTGCGCCGGTCGCACCGAACTCCACTTCGGAGACCCGGCAGCCGCGACGAAGCTCTTCCAGCTCGGCACCGTCGGTGTGGACCGTTCCCCACTGATGATGTCGATTCTCTGCGCCAACGCGGCGTGGTCCAGTGCGAAAGCCGGCTTCTCGGAATACGCAGCACGACAGATCAACGAGGCGCGAAGCCACCACGCCGACGTGGATTTCTCTCGCGATACCCCCACATTCCGGTGGTTTCGCGCTCCGGACCTCGCAGCCGTGACCGGCGCGGGACACATCGCACGTGGAGATTACGAAGCGGCTTTTGCGGATCTGGACGTTGCCGTTCGAGGGCGGCGGCCGTGGGAGCACCGATCCTTGGCCTTCGAAACCGCCAACCTCGCACGGGTGCATCTGGCCTTGGGCGACCCCGATCAAGCCGTGACAGTGGGACAGCAGACCATCGGCCACGCCGAGCACGTTCGCAGCGCCCGGCTCGCGGGACGCCTGGCGCCGTTGATCAAGGAATCCGCGAAGCGGCAGGGCAGCGACGTTCGGCAGCTCGGGAAGGAACTACAGCAGAGTATCCCGGCCCTCAGCGTGCAGGCGTAGGGCTTCCTCCGGGCTGATTTCGTCCCTGAGTACCGCGCGAGCGAGTGCGTGCGAGAATGGCCGATCGTCCCCTGTGCGCTCGCTCAGGACCGCTGCGGCGGCATCCAACATGGCGCGCACGTAGCCCTTGGCGCGCTGCTTGCCTCCTGGCGCGACGCCCAGCGCGTCACCGCCGATGGCCACGGTCCGCAACATGTGCGCGTTCAGCCGCTTGATCTCCTCCAAGGCGTCCACGCCGCCGAGCGTAGTAGAAGGCGGAAAAACCCGACTGTCACGAAATGGGGAAAGCGGAGCCGGAAGTGACTTGCCACGAACGAGCCCCGTTCTCCCATCTCGTTCGTCAGGC
The sequence above is a segment of the Saccharopolyspora phatthalungensis genome. Coding sequences within it:
- a CDS encoding mycofactocin-coupled SDR family oxidoreductase, which produces MGKLAGKVAFITGAARGQGRSHAVRLAREGADIIAIDTTAKVETVPYALSSAEDLSETVRLVEALDRRIVARDADVRDSVALAKAVNDGIAAFGRLDIVLANAGISSPAPTLEMSDETWQDMIDINLTGVWKTLKASVPHIIDGGRGGAVVITSSIAAIHANQNIAHYSAAKAGLVMLMKVMAKELAPHSIRVNTVHPTTVATKMVLNDAAYRLFRPDIENPSRADFEAAARTLNRMPVAALEPSDVSNAVLYLVSDDARYVTGTMQVIDAGGAL
- a CDS encoding helix-turn-helix domain-containing protein translates to MIDDLTELWGHPDAHAILGRRDISALYRLLNSRGVSQSRIAMRTGQNQSEVHDIMRGRKVLSYALLERIAEGLSIPRGLMGLPYAGTDRQPPSEEDEDVKRRAFMTLVSSLALGGTVSDEQRQMFAPATDYEPEPLTTMVRPSDVQALTALVDAFRATDRRHGGYGQYRAALSAVEYGESLDAAEADERTRRAIFSGLAYCHSAAGWFATEEGHTETARAHYGRGLSFAGKARDAMMRARLLYCAGRTELHFGDPAAATKLFQLGTVGVDRSPLMMSILCANAAWSSAKAGFSEYAARQINEARSHHADVDFSRDTPTFRWFRAPDLAAVTGAGHIARGDYEAAFADLDVAVRGRRPWEHRSLAFETANLARVHLALGDPDQAVTVGQQTIGHAEHVRSARLAGRLAPLIKESAKRQGSDVRQLGKELQQSIPALSVQA
- a CDS encoding HNH endonuclease signature motif containing protein, which translates into the protein MAPLTDTRDASVEMMSSRSSVVSCSDAELIARIQRCEQSMRVVMMEQLQVIAEADRRGLHAERGARSMQVWLRELFNIDHRDATTRVTVARNVEDRASLYGETMPAELPQTAAALSQGAISVEHARVIVAGIRRLPEYARCHRVGEVEATLAGYARQMPPRELETIAERIRYLLDQDGAYQDEEGQHEARELHYGTARDGMTVIKARLDRETGAKFVALIEPLAAPCPQTGGEKDPRSAGQRNADGFAALLDLATDSDGMPRAGGQRPHLTITIDFEDLKRGLGFPDEQGMPGTLNTGRAITAENARRIACDSEVLPMVLNGAGLPLDLGRARRTAPAHLRAALLQRDGSCSFPGCDRPPGTPDAHHVVSWIDGGPTELANMTMLCGHHHRTVHNHRWEIQIRDGRPVFIPPPTVDINRRPRPGGKALPAQHREHLRDLIPTQRDPAAESCRSRSEAAFS